The Parashewanella tropica genome window below encodes:
- the secA gene encoding preprotein translocase subunit SecA encodes MFGKLLTKIFGSRNERTLKSLGKVVTQINAMEADFEKLSDNELAEKTNEFRKRIEDGETLDSITPEAFAVVREASKRVFEMRHFDVQLLGGMVLDSNRIAEMRTGEGKTLTATLPAYLNALTGKGVHIITVNDYLAGRDAELNRPLFEFLGLSVGINVAGLAPEEKKQAYAADITYGTNNEFGFDYLRDNMAFSPQERVQRPLHYALIDEVDSILIDEARTPLIISGAAEDSSELYIKVNKLIPNLVSQEKEDSDEFTGDGDYSVDEKSKQVHMTERGQEKIENLLIETGLLQEGDSLYSAANISLLHHVNAGLRAHTLFEKDVDYIVADGEVVIVDEHTGRTMPGRRWSEGLHQAVEAKEGVDIQNENQTLASITFQNYFRLYEKLAGMTGTADTEAFEFQHIYGLDTVVVPTNKPMIRDDRADLVYLTAREKYNAILDDIRDCRERGQPVLVGTVSIEQSELLSRLMKQEKIPHHVLNAKFHEKEAEIVAQAGRSGSVTVATNMAGRGTDIVLGGNWNVEVAALDNPTDDQVAKIKSDWQIRHDEVVAAGGLHILGTERHESRRIDNQLRGRSGRQGDAGSSRFYLSMEDSLMRIFASDRVSGMMKKLGMEEGEAIEHPWVSRAIENAQRKVEARNFDIRKQLLEFDDVANDQRQVVYSQRNDLMDAEHIEETIASIKDDVLNGMIDQYIPPQSIEELWDVPGLETRLQQEFGLKLPVQEWLDKEDDLHEETLRERIVDTWAKEYAQKQEMVGPDVLRQFEKSVMLQTLDTLWKEHLAAMDHLRQGIHLRGYAQKNPKQEYKRESFELFQEMLESLKYDVISILSKVQVQAQSEVEEMEQRRREEEARLHREYQHAQAESMASGDEMTAEMANHTPIVREGEKIGRNDPCPCGSGKKYKQCHGRLN; translated from the coding sequence ATGTTTGGAAAATTACTAACAAAAATATTTGGTAGCCGTAACGAACGCACCCTAAAAAGTTTAGGAAAAGTTGTCACCCAAATTAACGCAATGGAAGCGGATTTTGAGAAGCTTTCAGACAACGAACTTGCAGAGAAAACCAATGAGTTTCGCAAGCGTATTGAAGATGGCGAAACGTTAGATAGCATCACGCCAGAAGCATTTGCCGTTGTACGTGAAGCCTCTAAACGTGTTTTCGAAATGCGTCACTTTGATGTTCAGTTACTTGGCGGCATGGTATTAGACAGTAACCGCATCGCAGAAATGCGTACAGGTGAGGGTAAAACGCTAACCGCAACTTTGCCGGCATACCTAAACGCGTTAACAGGTAAAGGTGTACACATCATTACCGTGAACGATTACCTTGCAGGTCGTGACGCCGAGTTAAACCGTCCATTGTTTGAATTTCTTGGTTTAAGTGTTGGTATCAACGTAGCTGGTCTTGCACCAGAAGAGAAAAAGCAAGCTTACGCAGCTGACATTACTTACGGCACCAACAACGAATTTGGTTTTGACTACCTTCGTGACAACATGGCGTTTTCACCTCAAGAGCGTGTTCAACGTCCACTTCACTATGCACTGATTGACGAAGTAGACTCGATTCTTATCGATGAAGCTCGTACGCCACTGATTATTTCTGGTGCGGCAGAAGACAGTTCTGAGTTATACATCAAAGTTAATAAACTTATTCCGAATCTTGTTTCACAAGAAAAAGAAGACAGTGATGAGTTCACTGGCGACGGTGACTACAGCGTAGATGAAAAATCTAAGCAAGTTCATATGACTGAACGTGGTCAAGAAAAGATTGAAAACTTGCTTATTGAAACGGGATTACTGCAAGAAGGTGATTCACTCTATTCTGCTGCGAACATTTCATTACTGCACCATGTAAATGCTGGCTTGCGTGCACATACCTTATTTGAAAAAGACGTTGACTATATCGTCGCTGACGGTGAAGTTGTCATTGTTGATGAACACACGGGTCGTACTATGCCGGGGCGTCGTTGGTCTGAAGGTCTACACCAAGCGGTAGAAGCCAAAGAAGGCGTCGACATTCAAAACGAAAACCAAACGTTGGCATCGATTACCTTCCAAAATTACTTCCGCTTATACGAAAAGTTAGCGGGTATGACAGGTACAGCCGATACTGAAGCCTTCGAATTCCAACACATCTATGGTTTAGACACGGTTGTTGTGCCAACCAACAAACCAATGATTCGCGATGATCGTGCTGACTTGGTTTATTTAACTGCTCGTGAAAAGTACAACGCTATTCTTGATGACATCAGAGACTGTCGTGAACGTGGTCAGCCAGTCTTGGTTGGTACCGTTTCGATTGAGCAATCTGAATTATTGTCACGCTTAATGAAGCAAGAAAAAATTCCGCACCATGTATTGAACGCTAAATTTCACGAAAAAGAAGCAGAAATTGTTGCGCAAGCCGGTCGCTCGGGTTCAGTAACCGTTGCAACTAACATGGCTGGTCGTGGTACCGATATCGTATTGGGTGGTAACTGGAACGTTGAAGTTGCCGCACTAGACAATCCAACTGACGACCAAGTAGCAAAAATCAAATCTGATTGGCAAATCCGTCATGACGAAGTCGTTGCAGCAGGTGGTTTACATATTCTAGGTACTGAGCGTCACGAATCCCGCCGTATTGATAACCAGCTTCGTGGTCGTTCTGGTCGTCAAGGTGATGCCGGTTCTTCTCGATTCTACTTATCTATGGAAGACAGCTTGATGCGTATCTTCGCCTCTGATCGTGTATCTGGCATGATGAAGAAGTTGGGCATGGAAGAAGGTGAAGCGATTGAGCACCCATGGGTATCACGTGCCATTGAAAATGCACAACGTAAAGTAGAAGCACGTAACTTCGATATCCGTAAGCAATTACTTGAGTTTGATGATGTTGCCAATGACCAACGTCAAGTGGTGTATTCTCAACGTAATGATCTGATGGATGCTGAGCATATTGAAGAAACCATCGCCAGCATTAAAGATGATGTACTTAATGGCATGATCGATCAGTACATTCCGCCTCAGTCTATTGAAGAGCTTTGGGATGTTCCTGGTTTAGAAACACGTCTTCAGCAAGAATTTGGTCTGAAATTACCTGTTCAAGAGTGGCTAGATAAAGAAGATGATCTTCATGAAGAAACACTTCGCGAACGTATAGTAGATACTTGGGCTAAAGAATACGCGCAAAAGCAAGAAATGGTCGGTCCTGATGTATTACGTCAATTTGAAAAATCAGTAATGCTACAAACGCTCGATACATTATGGAAAGAACACTTAGCGGCAATGGATCATCTTCGTCAAGGTATTCACTTACGTGGTTATGCGCAAAAGAATCCAAAGCAAGAATACAAGCGTGAGTCGTTTGAGCTTTTCCAAGAAATGTTGGAGTCACTTAAATATGATGTGATCAGCATTCTTTCTAAAGTTCAGGTACAAGCACAATCTGAAGTTGAAGAAATGGAACAACGTCGCCGTGAAGAAGAAGCTCGTCTGCATCGTGAGTATCAACATGCACAAGCTGAGTCGATGGCAAGCGGTGATGAAATGACAGCGGAAATGGCTAACCACACCCCGATCGTAAGAGAAGGTGAGAAGATTGGGCGCAATGATCCATGTCCATGTGGTTCTGGTAAGAAATACAAGCAATGTCATGGCCGTTTGAACTAA
- a CDS encoding M23 family metallopeptidase, whose protein sequence is MSVTLFIQGKQGAKRIELGKRWLLLPVTLIAIIVSAYHYNNQRFVDQQASINSAKHQRQMQKEEVTNLKQKTQAQIAQLATQVARMQANLTRVEALGQQVAKKNHLADQFDFSSEVGVGGVSDIGESIQLDQLLQDMDDLAYRIENRQQKLEVLETVVTHHHIDGERYISGRPINKGWLSSPYGLRNDPFSGRRAMHKGIDFAGTEGEDVLATGSGVVTWAGSMFGYGNLVEIDHGNGLRTRYGHNASISVHLGDVVTKGQKIASMGSTGRSTGPHVHYEVLRAGQQVNPQKYVYRKPR, encoded by the coding sequence ATGAGTGTCACTTTATTTATACAAGGTAAACAAGGTGCAAAACGCATTGAATTAGGTAAGCGATGGCTATTACTGCCTGTGACGCTTATCGCAATCATTGTGAGCGCATACCACTATAATAATCAGCGATTTGTCGATCAGCAAGCCAGTATTAATTCTGCAAAGCATCAAAGACAGATGCAAAAGGAAGAAGTCACAAACCTTAAGCAGAAAACTCAAGCTCAAATTGCACAGTTAGCGACTCAAGTTGCTCGCATGCAAGCTAACCTTACTCGAGTAGAAGCCTTAGGTCAGCAAGTCGCTAAGAAGAACCACTTAGCTGATCAATTTGATTTTTCCAGTGAAGTTGGTGTTGGTGGTGTCAGTGACATTGGCGAAAGTATTCAGCTTGATCAACTACTTCAGGACATGGATGATCTTGCGTACCGTATCGAAAATCGACAACAAAAACTCGAAGTACTTGAAACCGTTGTAACTCATCACCATATAGATGGTGAGCGATACATTTCTGGCCGTCCAATTAATAAAGGTTGGCTATCTTCTCCATACGGATTACGTAACGATCCTTTTTCAGGTCGAAGAGCAATGCATAAGGGCATTGATTTTGCTGGTACTGAAGGTGAAGATGTCCTTGCTACTGGTTCAGGCGTAGTAACTTGGGCGGGTAGCATGTTTGGATATGGAAATTTAGTTGAAATTGATCATGGTAACGGGTTACGGACTCGTTATGGACACAACGCAAGTATTAGCGTGCACCTTGGTGATGTCGTTACCAAGGGACAAAAGATAGCCTCTATGGGAAGCACAGGACGTTCAACTGGACCTCATGTGCATTACGAAGTATTGCGGGCTGGGCAACAAGTCAACCCGCAAAAGTACGTCTACCGTAAACCAAGATGA
- a CDS encoding DUF721 domain-containing protein has protein sequence MKKLPQELNQLLNGSGALPELKEKAELILRLNQLLKQLLQGPIVEQVHVANLRQNTLILETPSAVWATRLNAQKSQILLTIQNEALPMLTGIDVKVNPRLSTHHSKAPIEHAKLSKTSASHIEALAEHVEGELGQKLKRLAALASRNRQS, from the coding sequence ATGAAAAAGCTTCCTCAAGAACTCAATCAATTGCTCAATGGCTCAGGTGCATTACCTGAACTAAAAGAGAAAGCCGAACTAATTTTGCGTTTGAACCAATTGCTAAAACAGCTTTTACAAGGTCCAATTGTCGAGCAAGTGCATGTGGCAAATTTGCGCCAAAACACCTTAATTCTTGAAACACCTTCCGCCGTTTGGGCGACTCGATTAAATGCTCAAAAATCTCAAATATTACTTACTATTCAAAACGAAGCGTTGCCCATGCTCACTGGAATTGACGTTAAAGTCAACCCAAGGCTATCAACTCATCACTCAAAAGCACCTATAGAACACGCAAAACTCAGTAAAACTTCGGCTTCTCATATTGAAGCACTGGCAGAGCATGTTGAGGGAGAATTAGGCCAGAAACTAAAACGGCTGGCTGCATTAGCCAGCCGTAATAGGCAATCTTAG
- the lpxC gene encoding UDP-3-O-acyl-N-acetylglucosamine deacetylase yields the protein MIFQRTVQKMVKTTGVGLHSGRKVTLAIRPAPVNTGIVFMRTDLEPAVAIPAKADQVRETMLCTVLVNDDGVKIQTIEHLFAALAGLGIDNAYIDVDAEEIPIMDGSASPFVFLLQSAGIAQQSAAKKYIRIKETIRVEDGDKWAEIKPYSGFKVDFKIDFDHPEISRSQQHMVMDFSTSGFVKDISRARTFGFMRDIEYLRANNLALGGSMENAVVLDEYRVLNPDGLRYDDEFLKHKILDAFGDLYVAGHALIGEFCAYKTGHALNNKLVRALLAHQEAWELVSYEQEADVPVQFVSPSNAAAMA from the coding sequence ATGATTTTTCAAAGAACAGTTCAAAAAATGGTGAAAACGACGGGTGTGGGTTTGCACTCTGGTCGTAAAGTTACACTTGCCATTCGCCCTGCACCCGTAAATACAGGTATTGTATTTATGCGTACCGATCTGGAGCCTGCAGTGGCTATTCCAGCTAAAGCGGATCAAGTTCGTGAAACCATGCTTTGTACCGTATTAGTGAATGACGATGGTGTAAAAATTCAGACCATCGAACATTTATTTGCTGCCTTGGCGGGTTTAGGTATCGATAATGCCTATATCGATGTCGATGCCGAGGAAATCCCAATTATGGATGGCAGTGCTAGCCCGTTTGTATTCCTATTACAGTCGGCAGGTATTGCTCAGCAATCTGCAGCGAAAAAATACATTAGAATAAAAGAAACCATCCGTGTTGAAGATGGAGATAAATGGGCTGAAATTAAGCCTTACTCTGGCTTTAAAGTCGATTTCAAAATTGACTTTGATCACCCAGAAATCTCTCGTAGCCAACAACACATGGTGATGGACTTCTCTACATCAGGGTTTGTTAAAGATATTAGTCGCGCACGTACTTTTGGTTTTATGCGCGATATTGAGTATTTAAGAGCCAACAACCTTGCGTTAGGTGGCAGCATGGAAAATGCAGTTGTACTTGATGAATATCGTGTATTGAATCCAGACGGTCTGAGATATGACGATGAATTTTTAAAACACAAAATTCTTGATGCATTTGGTGACTTATATGTCGCTGGTCATGCGTTGATTGGCGAATTTTGTGCGTACAAAACGGGTCATGCCCTAAATAACAAATTAGTTCGTGCGTTACTGGCCCACCAAGAAGCGTGGGAGCTAGTAAGTTACGAACAAGAAGCGGATGTTCCTGTGCAATTTGTCAGCCCAAGTAATGCGGCTGCCATGGCCTAA